One Cohnella candidum genomic region harbors:
- a CDS encoding 6-phospho-beta-glucosidase: protein MSGLKVAIIGAGSSYSPELIEGFAKLKDRLPISEIVLMDVDRTRLDIMLGFCTRFARHLDFPVRIRATTDRRDAIEGAAFINVQIRVGGNAARIYDEKIPNKYGLIGQETTGAGGFTKALRTIPVMLEIARDVERYSPDAWIINYTNPAGLVTEAVTKYSKANMAGLCSGGLFPRNWTAKALGVDPESVRYDFYGLNHLNFAYNITVDGRPLTDEEFDLAADKTFSLDKDMVKHLRLLPSPYMQYFYHKGTRVKEQLEAPLTRGEQVQLLEKEVFAAYADPNQSEKPAALAKRGGGGYSEVALGIMDALHNDSDMWGVVNVPNRGAVPLMPHDAVVEIACKVNKQGIHPIPLRDLPSFGWGIISAIKNYEQLTVEAAVHGDREKALQALMANPLVGEYEIAVPLLNDLLEANKAYLPQFFGNR from the coding sequence ATGAGTGGATTAAAGGTGGCCATCATCGGAGCGGGAAGTTCGTATTCGCCCGAGCTGATCGAAGGATTCGCGAAATTGAAGGACCGGCTTCCGATTTCGGAAATCGTGCTGATGGACGTAGACCGGACCCGGCTCGACATCATGCTCGGCTTTTGCACGCGGTTCGCGCGGCATTTGGACTTTCCGGTTCGCATCCGTGCGACGACCGACCGCAGGGATGCGATCGAAGGAGCCGCATTCATCAACGTGCAAATCCGCGTCGGCGGCAACGCGGCCCGGATTTATGACGAGAAGATCCCGAACAAGTACGGCCTGATCGGTCAAGAAACGACGGGAGCGGGCGGATTCACGAAGGCTTTGCGGACGATCCCGGTGATGCTGGAAATCGCCCGAGACGTCGAACGGTACAGTCCGGATGCTTGGATCATTAACTACACCAACCCGGCCGGTCTCGTGACGGAAGCCGTTACGAAATATTCCAAAGCCAACATGGCGGGACTCTGCTCGGGCGGCCTGTTCCCGCGCAACTGGACGGCGAAGGCGCTGGGCGTCGATCCGGAGTCGGTGCGCTACGATTTCTACGGACTGAATCATTTGAATTTCGCTTATAACATTACCGTGGACGGACGTCCGTTAACCGACGAGGAATTCGATCTGGCGGCCGACAAGACGTTCAGCCTGGATAAAGACATGGTGAAACACCTTCGTCTGCTCCCAAGCCCCTACATGCAATACTTCTATCATAAGGGCACGCGGGTGAAGGAACAACTCGAAGCCCCGCTCACGCGCGGAGAACAGGTGCAACTGCTGGAAAAAGAAGTGTTCGCCGCTTATGCGGATCCGAACCAGAGCGAGAAGCCGGCGGCGCTCGCCAAGCGGGGCGGCGGCGGTTACTCGGAGGTCGCGCTCGGCATCATGGACGCGCTTCATAACGACTCGGACATGTGGGGCGTGGTTAACGTGCCGAACCGCGGGGCGGTTCCGCTCATGCCTCACGACGCCGTCGTGGAAATCGCCTGCAAGGTGAACAAGCAGGGCATTCACCCGATTCCGCTGCGCGATCTTCCTTCTTTCGGCTGGGGCATCATCAGCGCGATCAAAAATTACGAGCAGCTGACGGTGGAAGCCGCCGTTCACGGAGATCGGGAAAAGGCGCTGCAAGCGCTGATGGCGAACCCCCTCGTCGGCGAATACGAGATCG
- a CDS encoding ROK family protein, which yields MTLLGGMDIGGTKCAVTLGRANGGMELLVRQSFPTPPTPEETLALLMETMERLLAEKHSDEPLQAIGISCGGPLNSRLGIVLSPPNLPGWDGIDCVTPIRERFGVPVGLQNDANACALAEWKWGAGKGSSNMIFLTFGTGMGAGLILNGQLYAGTNDMAGEVGHIRLAEDGPVGYGKAGSFEGFCSGGGIALLAKDRAKAAVEAGNPPSFCASIEELENITTQKVGEAAQQGDPLALDIFREVGIRLGQGLAVLVDVLNPERIVIGSIYGRQQSILEPLVMEYLAKEALPINLNACRVVPAGLGEIVGDVASLSVASAMLG from the coding sequence ATGACACTTCTTGGCGGAATGGATATCGGAGGAACCAAATGCGCCGTCACGTTGGGCAGGGCGAACGGGGGAATGGAGCTGCTCGTGCGGCAAAGCTTTCCGACGCCCCCGACTCCGGAAGAAACGCTCGCTCTTCTGATGGAGACGATGGAGCGGCTGCTCGCGGAAAAACATTCCGACGAGCCGCTGCAGGCGATCGGCATCAGCTGCGGAGGGCCGCTGAACAGCCGTTTGGGCATCGTGCTGTCGCCGCCGAACCTTCCGGGCTGGGACGGCATCGATTGCGTCACCCCGATCCGCGAGCGTTTCGGCGTACCGGTCGGTTTGCAGAACGACGCCAACGCCTGCGCTTTGGCGGAGTGGAAATGGGGCGCCGGCAAAGGCAGCAGCAATATGATTTTCCTCACGTTCGGCACGGGCATGGGCGCCGGTTTGATCCTGAACGGGCAGCTGTATGCCGGAACCAACGACATGGCCGGCGAAGTGGGCCATATCCGGCTGGCGGAGGACGGACCGGTCGGCTACGGCAAGGCGGGCTCGTTCGAAGGCTTCTGCAGCGGCGGAGGCATCGCTCTTCTCGCCAAGGATCGCGCGAAAGCAGCGGTTGAAGCGGGAAATCCGCCTTCCTTCTGCGCGTCGATCGAGGAACTCGAAAACATCACCACGCAAAAAGTCGGGGAAGCGGCCCAACAGGGGGATCCGCTCGCTCTGGACATTTTCCGGGAAGTCGGCATCAGACTTGGGCAAGGATTGGCGGTCCTCGTTGACGTGCTGAATCCCGAGCGTATCGTTATCGGAAGCATATACGGCCGGCAGCAATCGATTCTGGAGCCGCTCGTCATGGAGTATTTGGCGAAAGAGGCGCTGCCCATAAACTTGAACGCGTGCCGGGTCGTACCGGCGGGACTTGGGGAAATCGTGGGGGACGTCGCCAGCTTGTCCGTCGCATCGGCGATGCTCGGCTGA